The following coding sequences lie in one Panicum virgatum strain AP13 chromosome 6N, P.virgatum_v5, whole genome shotgun sequence genomic window:
- the LOC120678352 gene encoding protein SMAX1-like has translation MRADLSTIQQTLTPEAAAALARAIDEAARRRHGQTTPLHVAAALLAAPAGLLRQACARAAAAGPAAAAAAGCAGAGAHPLQCRALELCFSVALDRLPDATSAAAQGAGPPVSNALVAALKRAQAQQRRGCPEAAQQPLLAVKVELEQLVLSILDDPSVSRVMREASFSSAAVKSTIEQSLSSPSPPAPSAAAAAPTLAGTTPLSPSPSPLPRLGAANAYINPRLAAAAGAGGGGGDDARKVLDVMLKPARRNPVLVGDAGPDAVLKEAVRRISTAGSPALAGAKVLPLEAELTKHAGDKAAMAARIGDLAAVVERLLADHGAVVLDLGDLKWLVDGPAAAASEGGKAVVSEMARLLRRFGSGKVWTVGTAACATYLRCKVYHPTMEADWDLQAVPIARGVPLAGTALRPGGTGLLGNTVGMLSPTLRPMPVTPTALQWPPGAGSDQPLMAKPAMCLLCKGSYDRELVKLSAERKDKPASRPEVAKPGLPHWMHPSSDQPQTKEQELKWKETTQELEKKWRETCSRTHGTRAGAPPLSMLLAAFGPRPPVEPKLQLAKAAAPTLKMNTYLEKAEGTPTSELRKSPPGSPVKTDLVLGPLDPGATVDKDQKGTYTDGLTAMQKAKIAGISDIESFKRLLKGLTEKVSWQSDAASAIAAVVIQCRSGSGKRRNIGTRGDMWLLFVGPDQAGKRKMVNALSELMVNTQPVVVNFGGDSRLGNDGNRLNAGFWGKTSLDRVTEAVRQNPFSVIVLEGIDKVDAVVRAKIKRAMETGRLPDSRGREVSLGNVIFVLTTNWLPEELKGPEFETLLQDEGRIFELANSNWQLELSIGDKQVKHRADWLCDDARPAKVAKELSGGHGLSLDLNLAVGALDDTESSRNSSDLSVEQEQEKGHLAVKCITPAPDSDILNLVDDAIVFRPVDFGPFRKNVTDCIAAKFESHIGSRNSFRIDEDAIDRMAGSIWFTDEKLEDWAQKVLMPSIERLWRNMNHHNGRAVVRLSAVADKALPRWGGGREGLPATVPIAIDGM, from the exons atgagGGCGGATCTCAGCACCATCCAGCAGACGCTcacgccggaggcggcggcggcgctggcgcgggcCATCGACGAGGCCGCGCGCCGCAGGCACGGCCAGACCACGCCGCtccacgtcgccgccgcgctcctcgccgcgccggcggggctgctgcgccaggcctgcgcccgcgcggccgccgcggggcctgccgccgccgctgccgccggttgcgccggcgccggcgcgcaccCACTGCAGTGCCGCGCCCTCGAGCTCTGCTTCTCGGTGGCGCTCGACAGGCTGCCGGACGCGACCTCCGCCGCGGCGCAGGGCGCCGGCCCGCCCGTGTCCAACGCGCTCGTTGCCGCGCTCAagcgcgcgcaggcgcagcAGCGCCGGGGGTGCCCCGAGGCCGCGCAgcagccgctgctcgccgtcaaGGTCGAGCTCGAGCAGCTCGTGCTCTCCATCCTCGACGACCCCTCCGTCAGCCGCGTCATGCGCGAGGcctccttctcctccgccgccgtcaaGTCCACCATCGAGCAGTCGCTCtcgtcgccctcgccgccggcgccctccgctgccgccgccgccccgacgcTCGCCGGGACCACGCCCCTCTCCCCGTCCCCCTCCCCGCTCCCCCGCCTCGGCGCCGCCAACGCCTACATCAACCCGCGCCTggcggccgccgctggcgccggcggcggtggcggggacgACGCGCGCAAGGTGCTCGACGTCATGCTCAAGCCGGCGCGCCGGAACCCTGTGCTCGTGGGCGACGCGGGGCCGGACGCGGTGTTGAAGGAGGCGGTCAGGAGGATCTCGACGGCCGGGTCCCCTGCCCTCGCCGGAGCGAAGGTCCTGCCGCTCGAGGCGGAGCTCACCAAGCACGCCGGCGACAAGGCAGCCATGGCGGCGAGGATCGGGGACCTGGCCGCGGTGGTCGAGAGGCTCCTCGCCGACCACGGCGCCGTGGTTCTTGATCTTGGAGACCTCAAGTGGCTGGTGGACGGCCCGGCAGCTGCAGCGTCGGAAGGGGGCAAGGCGGTGGTGTCAGAGATGGCGCGGTTGCTGAGGCGATTCGGGAGCGGCAAGGTCTGGACCGTCGGTACTGCCGCCTGCGCCACTTACCTCCGCTGCAAGGTCTACCATCCAACCATGGAGGCTGATTGGGACCTCCAAGCCGTGCCGATCGCCCGCGGCGTGCCGCTCGCCGGCACTGCTCTCAG GCCTGGAGGCACTGGACTTCTCGGCAACACGGTGGGGATGTTATCACCTACACTTCGGCCTATGCCAGTGACACCAACAGCGCTCCAATGGCCACCAGGGGCAGGGAGTGACCAGCCCCTCATGGCAAAGCCGGCCATGTGCCTCCTTTGCAAGGGTAGCTACGATCGTGAGCTCGTCAAACTTTCAGCGGAGCGGAAGGACAAGCCCGCATCGCGCCCTGAGGTAGCTAAGCCCGGTTTGCCACACTGGATGCATCCCAGCAGTGATCAGCCACAG ACCAAGGAGCAAGAGTTGAAATGGAAGGAGACTACCCAAGAGCTTGAGAAGAAATGGCGTGAGACTTGTTCCCGTACCCACGGCACCCGTGCTGGAGCACCACCTCTCTCCATGCTGTTGGCTGCCTTTGGCCCACGCCCGCCCGTTGAGCCCAAACTACAACTTGCCAAGGCTGCTGCTCCCACCCTTAAGATGAACACTTATTTGGAGAAGGCAGAGGGCACCCCTACATCCGAGCTTCGTAAGAGTCCGCCAGGCAGCCCGGTAAAGACCGACCTTGTGCTTGGTCCCTTGGATCCGGGCGCTACTGTGGATAAAGACCAGAAGGGAACTTACACGGACGGACTAACTGCCATGCAAAAGGCTAAGATTGCTGGAATCTCTGATATCGAGTCGTTCAAGAGGCTCCTCAAGGGGCTTACAGAGAAGGTCAGCTGGCAATCAGATGCTGCTTCAGCAATTGCTGCTGTTGTAATACAATGCAGATCTGGCAGTGGGAAGCGGCGAAACATCGGGACAAGGGGTGACATGTGGCTCCTGTTTGTTGGTCCTGACCAAGCAGGCAAAAGGAAGATGGTAAATGCATTGTCCGAGCTGATGGTAAACACCCAGCCAGTGGTTGTAAACTTTGGTGGCGACTCCCGCCTGGGCAACGATGGTAATAGACTCAATGCAGGTTTCTGGGGGAAAACCTCACTTGACCGGGTCACTGAGGCTGTTCGGCAAAATCCCTTCTCTGTTATTGTTCTTGAGGGTATTGATAAAGTGGATGCTGTTGTGCGGGCAAAGATCAAGCGGGCAATGGAGACTGGTCGCCTGCCAGACTCCCGGGGCCGTGAGGTGAGCCTTGGCAATGTCATCTTTGTTCTCACCACAAATTGGTTACCTGAAGAACTGAAGGGACCAGAATTTGAAACATTGCTGCAAGATGAAGGAAGGATATTCGAGTTAGCTAACTCTAATTGGCAGCTTGAGCTCTCTATTGGGGACAAGCAGGTCAAGCACCGAGCAGATTGGTTATGTGATGATGCTCGCCCAGCGAAGGTAGCCAAAGAATTATCCGGTGGCCATGGTCTATCGCTTGACCTTAATTTAGCAGTTGGGGCATTGGATGATACTGAGAGCTCACGGAATTCCAGCGATCTCTCTGTGGAACAAGAACAGGAGAAAGGGCACCTTGCAGTCAAGTGTATAACACCAGCCCCTGACTCTGATATATTGAATCTCGTGGACGATGCCATCGTGTTCCGGCCAGTTGACTTTGGGCCATTTAGGAAGAATGTCACAGATTGCATAGCAGCAAAGTTCGAGTCGCACATTGGGAGCAGGAACTCATTCAGAATCGATGAAGATGCCATTGACCGGATGGCTGGCAGCATCTGGTTCACtgatgagaagcttgaggactGGGCCCAGAAAGTGCTTATGCCCAGTATTGAACGATTGTGGCGCAACATGAATCACCACAATGGCCGTGCTGTTGTCCGTCTTTCAGCAGTCGCGGACAAGGCATTGCCAAGGTGGGGAGGGGGCAGAGAGGGGCTACCAGCAACGGTACCGATTGCCATTGATGGCATGTAG